In Lonchura striata isolate bLonStr1 chromosome 2, bLonStr1.mat, whole genome shotgun sequence, a single genomic region encodes these proteins:
- the LOC116183407 gene encoding ragulator complex protein LAMTOR1-like, whose amino-acid sequence MDTRLAMLSNNLTHWKKLPLLPSLTNQPHQVLASDPVPFADLQQVSQIAAYAFSALSQIRVNAKEELVVQFGIP is encoded by the exons ATGGA CACACGCCTGGCCATGCTCAGCAACAACCTGACGCACTGGAAGAAGCTGCCCCTGCTGCCATCTCTGACCAACCAACCACACCAAGTGCTCGCCAGCGACCCTGTCCCCTTCGCAGACCTGCAGCAG GTGTCCCAGATAGCCGCCTATGCCTTCAGTGCGCTCTCACAGATCCGTGTCAACGCCAAAGAAGAACTGGTTGTACAGTTTGGCATCCCCTGA